In Euzebya sp., the sequence CGACCCGTGTCCACCACCACCGCTGAGAAGCTCGCCGAACTCCGCCGCCGCATGGACGAGGCGCTGCACGCCGGGTCCGAGCGCGCCGTCGAGTCCCAGCACGCCAAGGGCAAGCTGACCGCGCGCGAGCGCATCGACCTGCTGCTCGACGAGGGGTCCTTCGTCGAGACCGACCGGCTGGCCGTCCACCGCGCCACCGGCTTCGGGCTCGAGGACCGCAAGATGCCGGGCGACGGCGTCGTGACCGGCTACGGCACGGTCGACGGCCGGCAGGTCTGCGTCTTCGCGCAGGACTTCACGGTCTTCGGCGGTTCCCTCGGGGAGGTGTTCGCGGAGAAGATCGTCAAGGTCATGGACCTCGCCCTGACGATGGGCGTCCCGATGATCGGGCTCAACGACTCCGGCGGCGCCCGCATCCAGGAGGGCGTCGTGTCCCTCGGCGGGTACGGCGAGATCTTCCACCGCAACGTCCAGGCCAGCGGCGTCATCCCCCAGATCTCGGCGATCATGGGGCCCTGCGCGGGCGGGGCGGTCTACTCCCCGGCGATGACCGACTTCATCTTCATGGTGAAGGAGACGTCGCACATGTTCATCACCGGCCCGGAGGTCATCAAGACCGTCACCGGCGAGGACGTGTCGATGGAGGAGCTCGGCGGCGCGATGAGCCACAACACCAAGTCGGGGGTGGCGCACTTCGCCGCCGACGACGAGGAGGCGTGCATCGCCGACATCCAGTACCTGCTGAGCTACCTGCCGCAGAACAACCTCGAGGACGCGCCCTACGAGGTGCCGACCGACGACCCGGACCGGGTCGACGAGGACCTCAACACCTTCATGCCGGACTCGAACAACGTCCCCTACGACATGCGGGAGATCATCAGCCGCGTCGTCGACGACGGGGAGTTCCTCGAGGTCCAGGAGCACTTCGCCACCAACCTCACCGTCGGCTTCGCCCGCCTGAACGGTCACGTGGTCGGCATCGTCGGCAACCAGCCGATGGCGCTCGCGGGGACCCTCAACATCTCCGCGTCGGAGAAGGGCGCGCGGTTCGTCCGCACCTGCGACGCGTTCAACATCCCGATCGTCACCTTCGAGGACGTCCCCGGGTTCCTCCCCGGCACCGAGCAGGAGTGGGGCGGCATCATCCGCCACGGCGCGAAGCTGCTGTACGCCTACTGCGAGGCGACGGTGCCGAAGCTGACCGTCATCACGCGGAAGGCCTACGGCGGCGCCTACGACGTGATGGGGTCCAAGCACGTCGGCGCGGACGTCAACCTCGCGTGGCCGACCGCCGAGGTGGCGGTCATGGGCGCCCAGGGCGCGGTCAACATCCTGTACCGCAAGGAGCTGGCTGACGCCGACGACGTCGACGCGGCCCGCGCGGAGTTCATCGAGTACTACGACGACCGCTTCGCCACCCCGTGGATCGCCGCCGAGCGGGGCTACGTCGACGACGTGATCGAGCCGGCCGAGACGCGTCCCAAGCTGATCCGGGCCCTCGAGCTGTGCAAGTCCAAGAGGCAGTCCCGCCCGCCGCGCAAGCACGGCAACATCCCCCTGTAGCGGCGCGACCCGTGACCCGCATCACCATCGCCCAGGACGGCGTGACCCCCGAGGAGGTCGCCGCCGTCACCGCGGCGATCGCCGCCCTGGCCGCCGCGCGCGCGCCGGACGCCCCGACCCGACCGCCGTCCTGGGGGCGGGCGGCCCGCCTCGAGCACATCGGGCAGGCACCGCTCTCCTCCGCCCGTGACGCGCGCCTGACCCACCGGCCGTCGGGCGCGCTCCCGCCGGTGGCCACCCGCGCCGACGCCTGAGGGTGGGGGGCGCCGGCGGCGGCGCTACTCGACGGTGATCTCACCCTCCATGCCGGCGGCGCGGTGCCCGGCGATGGAGCAGTAGTAGGTGTAGGTCCCGGCGGGGATGGCCGCGTCGCCGGTGAAGAACCCCTCGCCGGCGCCCTCGACCAGGATCGCGTCGCCCTGGAAGCCCTCGAACACCACGTTGTGGGGCAGGGCGCCGATGATCTCGAGGCCCAGCGTGGCGCCGTCGGCCGGCACGACGTCGGGGGCGCTCGTGAACGCGAGCTGCTCGGCGACCCAGGTGGCGTCGGCCTCGGCCGCCTCGCCACCCCCGCCCTCGCCGCCCTCGGCGGCCTCGCCGCCCTCGGACTCGGCGATCTGCATGCTCGCGGGCACCTGGTCGTTGGCGCTCACCTCTGGCTCCTGCCTGCTGCAGGCACCCAGCGCGAGGGCCAGGACCAGGATCAGGAGGGCGGTGGGACGGCGCATGGGGAGGGAGCTCCTTCGAGGGGGTGGGACCCGGCGCCCGCGGATTCGCTGGCTGGGGGCGTCGGGGCTGCCGGCCCAGTGTGCCAGCCGACGCACGCGGCGGCGAAGCCGGCGGACCGAGCGCGAACCCCTGGTTGGTCGGCTCCTCGGGCACGCCGCTACGCTGCCCGGAGCCGTGCCGCCGACCCCCCGACATCCCGCGAAAGGGCCCGCCCGTGTCTGACCTCCGCCCCGCACCCAGCTCGGTCGTCGCCGACCTCGGGCCGGTGCTCGTCGCCAACCGCGGCGAGATCGCCCTGCGCGTCTTCCGGGCCTGCCGCGAGCTCGGGCTCGAGTCGGTGGCGGTGTACTCCGAGGCCGACCGCGACGCCCCGTGGCTCCGCCACGCCGACGCCGCGTACCTGCTGGGCGGGCCGGCGCCGGCCGACTCCTACCTGAACCTCGACCGGATCACCGAGGTGATCGCCCAGTCCGGCGCCGGGTCGGTGCACCCGGGCTACGGCTTCCTCTCCGAGAACGCCGACTTCGCGCAGGCGATGACGGAGGCCTCGGTCACCTGGATCGGTCCGCCGCCGTCGGCGATCCGGAAGATGGGCGACAAGCTCAGCGCCCGCGAGGCCGCCGTCGCCGCGGACTGCCCGGTCGTGCCCGGCATGCTCGAGCCCACCGACGACCCCGACGAGGTCAAGGCGTTCGCCGCCGAGCACGGCTACCCGCTCGTGATCAAGGCGGCGTTCGGCGGCGGCGGCCGCGGGATGAAGGTCGTCAACGCCGACGCCGAGCTGGCCGACGCGCTCGAGAGCGCGCAGCGGGAGGCGGTCGCCGCGTTCGGACGCGGCGAGGTGTACGTCGAGCGCTACCTGGGCCGGCCCCGCCACGTCGAGATCCAGGTCCTCGCCGACACCCACGGCACGACGCTGTACCTCGGTGATCGCGACTGCTCCACGCAGCGGCGTCACCAGAAGCTCATCGAGGAGGCGCCCGCCCCGGGTCTCAGCGACGAGGTGCGCCGCCGCATGGGCGAGTCGGCCGTGCGGGTCTCCGAGCAGGTCGGCTACACCGGCGCCGGCACCTGTGAGTACCTCTACGACCCGTCGACGGCGACCGACGGCGGGGACGGTGACTTCTTCTTCCTCGAGATGAACACCCGCCTGCAGGTCGAGCACCCGGTGACCGAGGAGGTCACCGGGATGGACCTGGTCCACTGGCAGCTGCGGATCGCCGCCGGCGAGCAGCTCGGCATGGCCCAGGACGACGTCGTCCTGCGCGGCCACTCGATCGAGGCGCGGATCAACGCCGAGAACGTCGCGATGGGCTTCGTCCCCTCCCCCGGGTTGATCACGAGCTGGCGCGCCCCCTCCGGTCCCGGCGTCCGGGTCGACGGCGTCGGCGAGGCGGGGTGGGAGATCCCCGGCAGCTACGACTCGATGATCGCCAAGGTCATCACGACCGGCGCCGACCGGGAGCAGGCGCGACGCCGGATGGTCCGCGCGATGGCCGAGCTCGAGGTGGAGGGGGTGCCGACCACGAAGGACTTCTTCACCGTCGCCTTCGAACACCAGGACTTCATCGACGCCACGACGTCGACCATCAGCGTCGAGACCGAGTGGGACCTGTCGGCCATCCCCGCCCCCGCGCCGCCGGCTGGCGGGGACGAGGAGGAGGGGCCCACCCAGTCCGTCACCGTCGA encodes:
- a CDS encoding acyl-CoA carboxylase subunit beta is translated as MDEALHAGSERAVESQHAKGKLTARERIDLLLDEGSFVETDRLAVHRATGFGLEDRKMPGDGVVTGYGTVDGRQVCVFAQDFTVFGGSLGEVFAEKIVKVMDLALTMGVPMIGLNDSGGARIQEGVVSLGGYGEIFHRNVQASGVIPQISAIMGPCAGGAVYSPAMTDFIFMVKETSHMFITGPEVIKTVTGEDVSMEELGGAMSHNTKSGVAHFAADDEEACIADIQYLLSYLPQNNLEDAPYEVPTDDPDRVDEDLNTFMPDSNNVPYDMREIISRVVDDGEFLEVQEHFATNLTVGFARLNGHVVGIVGNQPMALAGTLNISASEKGARFVRTCDAFNIPIVTFEDVPGFLPGTEQEWGGIIRHGAKLLYAYCEATVPKLTVITRKAYGGAYDVMGSKHVGADVNLAWPTAEVAVMGAQGAVNILYRKELADADDVDAARAEFIEYYDDRFATPWIAAERGYVDDVIEPAETRPKLIRALELCKSKRQSRPPRKHGNIPL
- a CDS encoding acyl-CoA carboxylase epsilon subunit; amino-acid sequence: MTRITIAQDGVTPEEVAAVTAAIAALAAARAPDAPTRPPSWGRAARLEHIGQAPLSSARDARLTHRPSGALPPVATRADA
- a CDS encoding plastocyanin/azurin family copper-binding protein gives rise to the protein MRRPTALLILVLALALGACSRQEPEVSANDQVPASMQIAESEGGEAAEGGEGGGGEAAEADATWVAEQLAFTSAPDVVPADGATLGLEIIGALPHNVVFEGFQGDAILVEGAGEGFFTGDAAIPAGTYTYYCSIAGHRAAGMEGEITVE
- a CDS encoding biotin carboxylase N-terminal domain-containing protein gives rise to the protein MSDLRPAPSSVVADLGPVLVANRGEIALRVFRACRELGLESVAVYSEADRDAPWLRHADAAYLLGGPAPADSYLNLDRITEVIAQSGAGSVHPGYGFLSENADFAQAMTEASVTWIGPPPSAIRKMGDKLSAREAAVAADCPVVPGMLEPTDDPDEVKAFAAEHGYPLVIKAAFGGGGRGMKVVNADAELADALESAQREAVAAFGRGEVYVERYLGRPRHVEIQVLADTHGTTLYLGDRDCSTQRRHQKLIEEAPAPGLSDEVRRRMGESAVRVSEQVGYTGAGTCEYLYDPSTATDGGDGDFFFLEMNTRLQVEHPVTEEVTGMDLVHWQLRIAAGEQLGMAQDDVVLRGHSIEARINAENVAMGFVPSPGLITSWRAPSGPGVRVDGVGEAGWEIPGSYDSMIAKVITTGADREQARRRMVRAMAELEVEGVPTTKDFFTVAFEHQDFIDATTSTISVETEWDLSAIPAPAPPAGGDEEEGPTQSVTVEVGGKRLDVVIHGLAAAAGPAPTAKAKRQRGSSGGGAATGGDDLVAPMQGTIVKTAVADGDEVAEGDLVVVLEAMKMENAIKAHKAGTVSLRVEAGAPVKSGDVLATIA